The Candidatus Neomarinimicrobiota bacterium genome has a window encoding:
- a CDS encoding tetratricopeptide repeat protein has protein sequence MPELLPLLFLPALLLGQPAANNVPAAPVIPPELQDVWQQYEQLTQEHPHQPALHYNFGNLAYGISDYQKALAEYHAALGSGDRRSLSRVHYNLGNSLFRAGHVDESRSFFRKALELNPADQDARINYELASLLAQQQQEAEQSQSPARQPDAEKDSPNDPGEGSPQDRSEEQNDRAESGRQPEAGAEQQAQQDQAEGQPGEPDSREQTRAGEELEREEAEAILNALRANADNLLKRTYGPPAATFKLEKDW, from the coding sequence ATGCCTGAGCTGCTGCCCCTCCTGTTTTTACCCGCGCTGCTGCTGGGACAGCCTGCCGCGAATAACGTCCCCGCCGCTCCGGTCATACCCCCTGAACTCCAGGATGTGTGGCAACAGTACGAGCAGCTGACCCAGGAGCATCCCCACCAGCCTGCCCTGCATTACAATTTTGGCAACCTGGCCTACGGGATAAGCGACTACCAGAAGGCCCTCGCTGAATATCACGCTGCGCTGGGTTCAGGAGATCGCCGGTCGCTGAGCAGGGTCCATTACAATTTGGGCAATAGCCTCTTCCGGGCTGGCCACGTGGACGAGAGCAGGAGTTTCTTCCGCAAGGCCCTGGAGCTGAATCCTGCCGATCAGGACGCCCGCATCAACTATGAGCTGGCCAGCCTGCTGGCCCAGCAGCAGCAGGAGGCTGAGCAGAGCCAGTCCCCGGCGCGGCAGCCCGATGCGGAGAAAGACTCCCCCAACGATCCCGGCGAAGGATCGCCCCAGGATCGGTCTGAGGAGCAGAACGACCGGGCGGAGTCGGGGCGGCAACCGGAGGCGGGCGCAGAGCAGCAAGCTCAGCAGGACCAGGCCGAGGGACAGCCCGGCGAGCCTGATTCCCGGGAGCAGACCCGGGCCGGAGAGGAATTGGAACGCGAGGAAGCCGAAGCCATTCTCAACGCCCTGCGCGCCAACGCCGACAATCTGCTGAAGCGCACCTACGGCCCACCTGCGGCCACCTTCAAATTGGAGAAAGATTGGTAA
- a CDS encoding protein BatD — protein MLLAGALLISVVAGRAQPRVQALVSDKQVVTGTSLTLEVRSEGGDIRSVSMVGLEGFSVISGPATSRSVQIINGVVSTTSSYSWTLLPRKVGTLVIPALAVNVEGNIVHTEPVAIEVLSPSAAAAGAGQQRESLFLVADVDRRQAYRGEQITVTWTLYTQLGISGWEIASLPNLTGFWTEELFAPNKLQLREKVVAGQRYYTAVVRRQALFPTRSGQLHIDPLVMKVGVQDRSRRRRDPFFDDFSLFGRGRVSQKTISAPSVTIDVRPVPERGRPADFSGMVGDFSLHGRLAPKQVTQDEAVTLTLTVSGEGNFKALEYPLLNLPRGLEVFDPKVSIEPSLGDIVGGSATIEHVIIPRQAGSYTIPPLRLPYFDPQRGAYEVATTGPFALTVLPRPENLASAPGFTRREVALLGQDIRFVKSGRVHWLRTGEGWYTTGLFLLNMATVLFFAAPWMGARARILATAVQPALRARRALTAALPMLERTDDPEDPHGAISRVVAAYLNHKLGRETQEYGLDQVRTLLAGAHVTPAVQDALVALLERSAAARFAPPGSVDSGADRHVLKDVLRRVDSQWSG, from the coding sequence GTGCTCCTGGCAGGAGCCCTCCTGATCTCAGTGGTGGCCGGGCGGGCGCAACCGAGGGTCCAGGCCTTGGTGAGCGATAAGCAGGTTGTCACCGGGACCAGTCTGACCCTCGAAGTTCGCTCGGAGGGTGGTGACATCCGCTCCGTTTCCATGGTGGGGCTGGAGGGCTTCAGTGTCATTTCCGGTCCGGCGACTTCCCGCAGCGTGCAGATCATCAACGGAGTGGTGTCGACCACCTCCAGCTATTCGTGGACCCTGCTGCCCCGCAAGGTCGGCACGCTGGTCATTCCTGCCCTGGCCGTCAACGTCGAGGGCAACATCGTGCATACCGAGCCAGTGGCCATTGAGGTCCTCTCCCCGTCGGCTGCAGCGGCGGGAGCCGGCCAGCAGCGCGAATCCCTTTTCCTGGTGGCGGACGTGGATCGGCGGCAGGCCTACCGGGGGGAGCAAATTACCGTCACCTGGACGCTTTACACCCAGCTCGGTATTTCGGGGTGGGAAATCGCCTCGCTCCCGAATCTCACAGGTTTTTGGACCGAAGAGCTCTTCGCGCCCAACAAGCTCCAGCTACGCGAGAAGGTGGTCGCCGGGCAGCGTTATTATACAGCGGTGGTGCGGCGGCAGGCCCTGTTCCCTACCAGGTCGGGGCAGCTGCACATTGATCCCCTGGTGATGAAAGTGGGTGTCCAGGACCGTAGCCGCCGCCGGCGCGATCCGTTCTTTGACGACTTTTCCCTCTTTGGCCGCGGCCGCGTGAGCCAGAAAACCATCAGCGCCCCGTCGGTTACCATTGATGTACGGCCTGTTCCCGAGCGCGGCCGTCCGGCGGATTTCAGCGGCATGGTGGGTGATTTTTCCCTGCATGGTCGCCTCGCCCCAAAACAGGTCACGCAGGATGAGGCTGTCACTCTTACCCTCACGGTAAGCGGCGAAGGTAACTTCAAGGCGCTGGAGTATCCTCTCCTCAACCTGCCTCGCGGCCTGGAAGTGTTCGACCCCAAGGTGAGCATCGAGCCGTCGCTGGGCGATATTGTTGGCGGCTCCGCTACGATTGAGCACGTCATCATTCCCCGCCAGGCCGGGAGCTACACCATCCCCCCCCTCCGGCTGCCCTATTTCGACCCCCAGCGCGGGGCTTATGAAGTTGCCACCACCGGCCCCTTCGCACTCACTGTCCTGCCCCGGCCTGAAAATCTGGCTTCTGCCCCGGGATTCACGCGGCGTGAAGTTGCTCTCCTGGGCCAGGACATCCGCTTTGTCAAGTCCGGCCGGGTCCACTGGCTGAGAACCGGCGAAGGCTGGTACACGACCGGTCTGTTCCTGTTGAATATGGCTACGGTGCTGTTTTTCGCGGCCCCCTGGATGGGCGCCCGTGCCCGCATCCTGGCAACGGCCGTGCAGCCCGCGCTCCGCGCCCGGCGCGCCCTTACTGCCGCCCTGCCCATGCTGGAGCGTACGGACGATCCGGAAGACCCCCACGGCGCCATCAGCCGCGTCGTCGCGGCTTACCTGAACCACAAGCTGGGCCGTGAGACGCAGGAATATGGGCTGGACCAGGTGCGGACTTTGCTGGCTGGCGCCCACGTCACCCCCGCTGTTCAGGACGCCTTGGTGGCATTGCTGGAGCGCTCCGCGGCCGCACGTTTCGCTCCCCCCGGATCGGTGGACAGCGGTGCGGACAGGCACGTGTTAAAGGACGTTTTGAGGCGGGTGGATTCCCAATGGTCCGGCTGA
- a CDS encoding tetratricopeptide repeat protein codes for MVRLKIGFALLLANVAGTVLAASALEEVYQRGMAGYENGQWPLAIQEFEAILRGGYEAEQLYYNLGNAYFRTGEVAGAVWAYEKALMLNPNDADARYNLVLVNLRVKDRIELPEQPWVMRIYRGIRGSFTRSEWVRLVSLLLLLAGALHAAGRVLQLAALRRGVWPGIVVAAILAIVALDAILTTGRSKEGIVYGELVTVTSAPSARSTELFQLHEGLKVAILDEREEWRQVELLDGKSGWLPADQLRPL; via the coding sequence ATGGTCCGGCTGAAAATTGGCTTCGCCCTCTTGCTGGCCAACGTGGCGGGGACCGTTCTGGCCGCCTCAGCCCTGGAGGAGGTATACCAGCGGGGCATGGCCGGCTATGAGAATGGGCAGTGGCCCCTTGCGATTCAGGAGTTTGAAGCCATCCTGCGGGGCGGCTATGAGGCTGAGCAGCTCTATTATAATCTGGGCAACGCCTACTTCCGCACCGGTGAAGTGGCCGGGGCCGTTTGGGCGTACGAGAAGGCCCTCATGCTGAACCCCAACGACGCTGACGCCCGCTACAATCTGGTCCTGGTGAACCTCAGAGTCAAGGACCGCATCGAGCTGCCCGAACAGCCCTGGGTGATGCGCATCTACCGGGGCATCCGGGGCAGTTTCACCCGCAGCGAATGGGTACGGCTCGTCTCCCTATTGCTGCTGCTGGCGGGCGCCTTGCACGCCGCGGGCCGGGTGCTGCAGCTAGCGGCCCTGAGACGAGGTGTCTGGCCCGGGATCGTCGTCGCGGCTATACTGGCGATTGTGGCGCTGGATGCTATCCTCACCACGGGCCGTTCAAAAGAGGGCATTGTCTACGGTGAGCTGGTCACCGTCACCAGTGCGCCCTCGGCCAGATCCACCGAACTGTTCCAGCTGCACGAGGGTTTGAAGGTGGCCATTTTGGACGAGCGCGAAGAGTGGCGCCAGGTGGAGCTGCTGGACGGTAAGAGCGGCTGGTTGCCTGCCGACCAGCTACGCCCGCTGTAG
- a CDS encoding YebC/PmpR family DNA-binding transcriptional regulator produces MSGHSKWSSIKRKKAVNDAKRGAIFTRVIKEITIAARLAGGDADANPRLRVAVAQAKTANMPAANIERAIKKGTGDLPGVRYESATYEGYGPGGAAILMDIFTDNKKRTVADIRHLMTKHGGNLGETGSVAWQFENRGTLTLPADRVAEDELFDLAVEYGAEEIEADGDQFVITVPAEKAYDLQAALEGKDYAIDAVEVGLEPTSTVEVSGGEAARLLQLLDALDELEDIQKVYANCDIAEEDLAAFQPHGSSPA; encoded by the coding sequence ATGTCCGGTCACAGCAAATGGTCATCCATCAAGCGCAAGAAGGCCGTCAACGACGCCAAGCGCGGGGCTATTTTCACACGGGTGATCAAGGAGATCACCATAGCCGCCCGGCTGGCTGGCGGCGACGCGGACGCCAATCCACGCCTGCGCGTGGCCGTTGCCCAGGCCAAGACCGCCAACATGCCCGCCGCCAATATTGAGCGGGCCATCAAAAAGGGCACCGGCGACCTGCCGGGCGTGCGTTACGAATCGGCCACTTATGAGGGCTACGGCCCAGGCGGCGCCGCCATTCTCATGGATATCTTCACCGATAACAAAAAGCGCACCGTTGCCGACATCCGTCACCTCATGACCAAGCACGGGGGTAACCTGGGCGAAACGGGCAGCGTGGCCTGGCAGTTCGAGAACCGTGGGACGCTTACACTCCCGGCTGACCGCGTCGCGGAGGACGAGCTCTTCGACTTGGCGGTGGAATACGGTGCCGAAGAGATCGAGGCCGATGGGGACCAGTTTGTCATTACCGTCCCCGCAGAAAAAGCCTATGACTTGCAGGCGGCCCTTGAGGGCAAAGACTATGCCATCGATGCCGTGGAGGTTGGGCTGGAGCCCACCAGCACGGTGGAGGTCTCCGGCGGCGAGGCCGCACGGCTTTTGCAGCTTTTGGATGCCCTCGATGAGTTGGAGGACATTCAGAAAGTGTACGCCAACTGTGACATTGCCGAGGAAGATCTGGCCGCTTTTCAGCCACACGGGTCGTCGCCGGCCTGA
- the ruvC gene encoding crossover junction endodeoxyribonuclease RuvC, with protein sequence MRILGIDPGIRRTGYGLIAVPGSEPALVDYGIITPPTAIDMSRRLAVLYDDLSQLIEQARPDELAIEATFYGANVRSALILGQAKGVALLCAAHHQLPISEYAPRKVKLAATGNGRASKEQVQYMVQAILHMDHLPDPMDASDALAVAICHHQQLRPVTGSRH encoded by the coding sequence ATGCGCATCCTGGGAATTGATCCCGGCATCCGCCGCACCGGCTACGGCCTTATCGCTGTGCCCGGTTCGGAACCGGCCCTGGTGGACTACGGGATCATCACGCCGCCCACCGCCATTGATATGAGCCGTCGCCTCGCAGTCCTCTACGACGACCTCTCCCAACTCATCGAGCAGGCCCGCCCCGATGAACTGGCGATTGAGGCCACCTTCTACGGCGCCAACGTCCGGTCGGCCCTGATTCTGGGACAGGCCAAAGGCGTCGCCTTGCTCTGCGCCGCCCACCACCAGCTGCCCATCAGTGAATATGCTCCGCGCAAGGTCAAGCTGGCCGCCACGGGCAACGGGCGGGCCAGCAAGGAGCAGGTGCAGTACATGGTCCAGGCCATCCTCCATATGGATCACCTGCCCGACCCCATGGACGCCTCGGACGCCCTGGCTGTCGCCATATGTCACCATCAACAGCTGCGCCCCGTCACGGGATCTCGACATTGA